DNA sequence from the Alteribacter lacisalsi genome:
TTTTCAGTTCTTCGTCTTCCGGTCCGGCACTGAATAGATGAACATTCTTTCCCGTCAGTCTCTCCTTATGTGCGAGCAGGGTTTCAGCTGTAAAAAAGCCTGCAGACCCCGGCTGAACATCGGAGGGTTTCTGTACTTTTGTGACCGGTGAACCGGGACGAGCGATCCGGCGGAAAAAAGTGCGAGTGTCTTCTCCATTCAGCCAGTCCGGACTTTCAGCCAGCTCTTCGCATCCTTTTGATACACCAGAATCAGCATAGAGAGGGATATGCTGTTTTGCACATGCGGCAAGAAGCTCCTGGCTTTTTCCTACAGAGGGGACCTGAAAGAGCACCTGCTCTCCGGACGAGGCGGCGACGGCAACGGCTGCTGCCGCCTCCCCTAGCAGCTCAGCCTGATCCGCATCAAAATCCCCGTAGGCTCCGTCCATCACAGCAAGGTCCACCTGCTGAATTTTCGGCCATTCATAGGAAAGGAGCGTGGATTCAAGAGAGCAGTCACCTGAGAAAAACACCGTTTGGCTGTCGGCATGAAAGGCAAACCAGACCGAGCCAGCGGTGTGGCCGCTTCGTCCGTACTTAAACGTCAGGTGATCGTTAAACCTCAGCCACTCATTCGTCCGGTAATCAGGCAGTTTCACAAAAGCGAGCCGCCGTTCATCAGCCGGTGAATACGGAATATTACGCTGGTTTTTTCGCCAGCTGCTTATATATCTTTTCGTCTGTTTAATGGTCTGACCCGTGGCAAATACCGGTCCTCTGTACCCGAGCCTGCTCAGCCAGGGCAGTGCGAGCGTATGATCCTCGTGGGAATGGGTCACAAAAACTGCGTCAATTTTCCGAGCATCTCTTTGCCTTAGGAGAGGGTATTTTTCCTTCATCGGAACATCCTTTTTCATCACGCCGCAATCCACCATCACGGTGCCCTGACTGTATTCCAAAAGAAAGGAGGAGCGGCCGTACTCTCCTGCTCCTCCCAAAAATGTCACTTTCATGCTCATCATCCTTTGCTACTGGCGGTATGCCTGCATCCGGTGCTTGTAATGTTCCACCACGATGAGAACCACCGTTGTAAATCCGACACTTACAAGAGCCATCGCCATTCCCAGTGCAGCCGTCCCCTGTTCAAACTGAGAGTAAATGAAGGTGGCAGAAGTGTGCATGTTCGGCGGCCGCAGAATGAGAGAGCCGACGAGTTCACGCATAGAGATCGTAAAGCTCATAATCCATCCGGCGAGAATCCCCGGAATAATGAGCGGAATGAGAACCGTTCGTAAAATGTAAATCGGTCCTGCCCCGCTCATCTTCGCTGCCTGAAAGAGGGAATCTCCGAGCTGTCCGTAGATCGCCTTGATATTCTGGACTGTAAAGGGCAGATACAAAATCACGTAAGTCGCGACGAGCATCATCCACGTGTTGTAAATCATACCCGGGTTCCAGGGAGCATTCCAGAATAGAATCAGACCAACCACCACAACAATTCCCGGAACCGTGTTTGGGGCAAGACTGAGAAAATCCATTGACTTCTCCGTAACGCCTTTTTTACGCATAATCACTATGGCAACCCAGATTCCGATCGCCACTGCAATAGTAGCTGCAATCGCCGCAAGCCAGACGCTGTTTAACAGGGCGTTCAGGCCGCTCCCCGTAAACAGGTTCACCATGTGCTGTGTAGTGAGATTTGACAAGGCAAGACCGTCACCCTGAACGCGGAGAAAGGCTGTAGAAACAACCGAGAAGTAAGGCACTCCGATCGCAAGGCCTAAGACCACGAACAGGTAAATCCATGCAAAAATCCGGTACTTTCCAAGGGGAGTAAAGGCGCTAGTCTGCCCTTTCCCGCTCACAACCTTATCGTGGCGCCGGGCGACCATCCACTGCTGGATGTACCAGATTGTAATACTCACACTCAAAAGCATGGTCGAAAGAATCGCCGCTGTCCCGAAATCAAGTGGCCATACACTTGTGTAGCGGTGAATTTCGGAAGTGAGAACGTAAAACCCGATCCGGTTCCCAAGCGTCACCGGTGTCCCGAATTCCCCGATTGTTTTTACGAAAACGAGCAACGCCCCCATGCTGTAGCCGGAGAAAAAGAGCGGAACGATTATTTTCCGGAGACGGTACTGAAAGCTTCCGCCGTGAATCAGCCCCGCCTCCTCCAGTCGTCCACCAATATTCTGCAGGGTATTCCGCATAATCAGGTAGATGAACGGAAACAGATGAAGACTCATGACGAGAACCATACCGAAGTAGGTGAAAAAATACGGTGTTACACCGCTTAAAAACGGCAATAACTGCTCGGCATAACCGTTTGGCTGCATGGACAAAATCCAGCCCATCGCGCCAATATAAGGCGGTGTCATGAAAGGTATAATAAGGACAATATCAATCCACCGGTGTTTTCTGAGCTCCGTTCTGGCCATAAAAAAGGCGAGCGGGGCAGCCAGAATGGATGCCCCGATTACGACGCCGAAACCCAGCATCAGGGAGTTAACGAGGATCTCCGTGTACTGTGCCTCAAGAAGAATGGAGAAAGCCGAAAAGCCTTCAAACGCTCCGTCAGGGGTCACACTCCGGAGCAGGACCAGGCTGAGCGGCATGAACACCAGTATGATCAGGACCAGCAGCGCGGCCCACTTGTTAAGCGTTTGTATGGCTTTTCCCATAATAAACCCTCTCCAATCAGCTCAAAAGTTGTCTTATCTTACGATGCGAAGGAAATCTTCCAGAATGTCCTGGCCGTTTTCTTCAAGATAGTCCCAGTCAAAGTCAAGTTCGGCAATCTCATCATATCCGGCCCGGTCCTCATGGGCGTCAATATCTGTACGTGCAGGAAGCAGGTAGTTGTCCGCCACAATTTCCTGGCCGGCATCAGACAAAATAAAGTCAATATACTGCTGGGCCGAGTCTACATTCTGAGCAGAGTCAAGAATGAATGCCGGACGTGGCGTGATCGTTGTGCCACTCTCCGGGAAACTGATGTCGATTGGCTCGCCGCTTTCAATATTGTTGTAGACCATGTAATCCACACCAGCCATAACAGCAGAGTTCGCTCCGCTGATCACGGTCTGAAGGGCCGGATTGTTGGCTCCTTCCATGGACAGGCCGTTTTCGCTCAGTTCCTCAAACAGCTCCCAGCCGGCATCCCCTTCCTGCTGGATGTAAGCAGCAACAAAGTCCCGGGCTGTACCGGACTGCTGCGGATCCGGAATAGCAATCTGGCCGTCAAATTCCGAAGCTGCCAGATCACTCCAGTCTGCCGGTGCTTCATCTACCATGTTCGTGTTGTAGCTGATACCCAGTGCTGCGGCACTGAAGCCGTAGTAATAGTGCTCTTCATCATACCATCCGTCATGAAGCCGGTCTGCGTACTCCGATTCGTATGGAAGGATCATGCCATCTTCCTTAAACTGCATCGCCGGAGGCATGGAGGCAAGTACGACGACATCTGCAATGGGATTACCCTGCTCAGCTTCAAGACGTCCGAGAACGTCGCCGGTCGTGCCCTGGTACATATCCACACTGATGCCCGTTCCTTCCTCAAATGCCTCCACGAGCTCTTCGGCCATACCGCCCGGACCAGCTGTGTAAATGGTCAGCTCACCAGTTTCCTCGTGATCCCCGTCTGCGGTTTCTTCGGCGTCCCCAGTGTCTCCGCCGTCCTGATCCGCTGCGTTATCCTGTTCCATTTCTGTCTGGGCACACGCGGTTACCGCAACCATTCCCAGACCAATAAGAAGTGCTTTCATGCTATGCCGTTTCATGTTCTTCGCCTCCAAGTTTTGTTTTCATCACGTGAATATTTTGACCGGTCACTTCAAAAAAGATTGTCTGACCAGGACTTAGCCTTACATCTGAATAAGCGAACATCAGCTGCTCCGTTCCGCTGATTTTAAAGGTTACCTCATAACGTTCACCGAGAAAGCTGGCCGTTTCCACCTCGCCCTGCAGACCCGTTTCCTTAGCTGTTCTGGAAAGGTTGATCTGTTCCGGACGTATGACCGCCGTTACTCTTGTGTTGAACGACTCCTCTTCCAGGAAGTTTTTTGCAAAAGGAATCGCAGCGTTCTGATTAAGCTTAAGATAATGAACACGGTCATACAGAGTATGTGTGCCTTCGATGAGAGCTCCCTTACCGACGAAGCGGGCGACAGTTTCGTTTGCCGGCTTTTGATAGACGGTTTCCGGTGAACCAACCTGCATCACGGTTCCCTGATTCATGACCACAATCCGGTCGCTCATGGCCATCGCTTCGTTCTGATCGTGCGTGACATAAATAGCAGTCATGTTCAGTTTCTTGACGAGCGCCTGAAGAAGAATCCGCATTTCATCACGGAGCGTGGCGTCAAGGGCACTAAGGGGCTCGTCCATTAAG
Encoded proteins:
- a CDS encoding MBL fold metallo-hydrolase, producing the protein MKVTFLGGAGEYGRSSFLLEYSQGTVMVDCGVMKKDVPMKEKYPLLRQRDARKIDAVFVTHSHEDHTLALPWLSRLGYRGPVFATGQTIKQTKRYISSWRKNQRNIPYSPADERRLAFVKLPDYRTNEWLRFNDHLTFKYGRSGHTAGSVWFAFHADSQTVFFSGDCSLESTLLSYEWPKIQQVDLAVMDGAYGDFDADQAELLGEAAAAVAVAASSGEQVLFQVPSVGKSQELLAACAKQHIPLYADSGVSKGCEELAESPDWLNGEDTRTFFRRIARPGSPVTKVQKPSDVQPGSAGFFTAETLLAHKERLTGKNVHLFSAGPEDEELKNFACQASIPYTKFKLKVHPGLRENQRLVSMLRPVRTVFTHGTPENVQRLIGKMPGCSEYVACSCGDTVDVKADLGEKQALRGKSK
- a CDS encoding ABC transporter permease; this encodes MGKAIQTLNKWAALLVLIILVFMPLSLVLLRSVTPDGAFEGFSAFSILLEAQYTEILVNSLMLGFGVVIGASILAAPLAFFMARTELRKHRWIDIVLIIPFMTPPYIGAMGWILSMQPNGYAEQLLPFLSGVTPYFFTYFGMVLVMSLHLFPFIYLIMRNTLQNIGGRLEEAGLIHGGSFQYRLRKIIVPLFFSGYSMGALLVFVKTIGEFGTPVTLGNRIGFYVLTSEIHRYTSVWPLDFGTAAILSTMLLSVSITIWYIQQWMVARRHDKVVSGKGQTSAFTPLGKYRIFAWIYLFVVLGLAIGVPYFSVVSTAFLRVQGDGLALSNLTTQHMVNLFTGSGLNALLNSVWLAAIAATIAVAIGIWVAIVIMRKKGVTEKSMDFLSLAPNTVPGIVVVVGLILFWNAPWNPGMIYNTWMMLVATYVILYLPFTVQNIKAIYGQLGDSLFQAAKMSGAGPIYILRTVLIPLIIPGILAGWIMSFTISMRELVGSLILRPPNMHTSATFIYSQFEQGTAALGMAMALVSVGFTTVVLIVVEHYKHRMQAYRQ
- a CDS encoding ABC transporter substrate-binding protein, which translates into the protein MKRHSMKALLIGLGMVAVTACAQTEMEQDNAADQDGGDTGDAEETADGDHEETGELTIYTAGPGGMAEELVEAFEEGTGISVDMYQGTTGDVLGRLEAEQGNPIADVVVLASMPPAMQFKEDGMILPYESEYADRLHDGWYDEEHYYYGFSAAALGISYNTNMVDEAPADWSDLAASEFDGQIAIPDPQQSGTARDFVAAYIQQEGDAGWELFEELSENGLSMEGANNPALQTVISGANSAVMAGVDYMVYNNIESGEPIDISFPESGTTITPRPAFILDSAQNVDSAQQYIDFILSDAGQEIVADNYLLPARTDIDAHEDRAGYDEIAELDFDWDYLEENGQDILEDFLRIVR
- a CDS encoding ABC transporter ATP-binding protein, with amino-acid sequence MDISLHGIEKSFGKLQALKPIELEIKSGEFVSLLGPSGCGKTTLLRIIAGLENADDGQIDFGGKTVYSKKKRINASPQKRHIGMVFQDFALWPHMTVFENVAYGLRATGKKKGLKEKVAEALGNVQLGDYAERYPHQLSGGQQQRVAIARAIANDPSIILMDEPLSALDATLRDEMRILLQALVKKLNMTAIYVTHDQNEAMAMSDRIVVMNQGTVMQVGSPETVYQKPANETVARFVGKGALIEGTHTLYDRVHYLKLNQNAAIPFAKNFLEEESFNTRVTAVIRPEQINLSRTAKETGLQGEVETASFLGERYEVTFKISGTEQLMFAYSDVRLSPGQTIFFEVTGQNIHVMKTKLGGEEHETA